The region AGGTCGAGACCGGCGCGCACCTGCTCGATGTCTGTGTCGCACTGACCGAGCGGCAGGACGAGGCCGAGCAGATGAGCGACGTCGTCAAGCTGCTCGCGCAGGGCGTCGAGACGCCGCTCATGATCGACTCGACCGAATACGACGTCGTCGAGGCCGCCCTCAAGCGCTACCCCGGCCGCGCGGCAGTCAACTCGATCAACCTCGAGAACGGGCGCGAGCGTATCGAGCGCGTAGTGCCGCACGTGGTGGAGCACGGCGCCGTCGTGGTCGCGCTCACGATCGATGAGCAGGGCATGGCGAAGACCGCCGATCGGAAGCTCGAGATTGCGCGCCGCATCCGCGACATCGTGTGCAACGAATACGGCCTCGAGCCCGACGCGCTGATCTTCGATGACCTGACGTTCACGCTCGCGACGGGCGACGAGGAGTTCCGCAGGAGCGCGATGGAGACGATCGAGGGCATCCGCCTGATCAAACGCGAGCTGCCCGGCGTGCTCACGTCGCTCGGCGTGTCCAACGTCTCGTTCGGCCTCGCGAAGCACGCGCGCGCCGTGCTCAACTCCGTATTCATGCACCACTGCGTCGAGGCCGGCCTCGACATGGCCATCGTCAATCCCGCGCACATCACACCCTATGCGGAGATCGATGCGGAGCAGCGTAAGCTCGCGGACGACCTGATCTTCGATCGCGGCGAGGACGCACTCGCGAAGTTCATCGCGTTCTATGAGGCGCATACGGTCGAAGAGGATTCCGCTGTCGATCCCACTCTGTCCATGACGCCGGACGAGGCGGTGCACTGGAAGATCCTGCATCGCAAGCGCGAGGGTATCGAGGACGTCGTGGAGGCTGCAATCGCGGCTCGAACGAATGCGGGAGCGGGAGCGGGATCGTTGTCGGGCGCGGGAGCGGGAACTTCAACGGCGGGGGCTTCATCTACAGGCGAGAATCCTTCTGCGGGCGAGATTTCATCGGCGGGGGATTACCTTCGGTCGCTGCCGATCGAGGTGCGGGATCGGGCGGCGGTCGATGTGCTGAACAATGTGCTGTTGCCGGCCATGAAGGAAGTCGGTGACAAGTTCGGGGCGGGCGAGCTGATCCTGCCGTTCGTGCTGCAGTCGGCTGAGGTCATGAAGCGGGCCGTCGCGCGGCTGGAGCAGTACCTGGAGAAGAAGGAAGGTCAGACGAAGGGGAAGGTCGTGATCGCGACGGTGTTCGGCGATGTGCACGACATCGGCAAGTCGCTGGTCTACACGATCATGACGAACAACGGCTACACCGTGTACGATCTCGGGAAGCAGGTGCCGGTCAACACGATCATCGAGAAGGCGCAGGAGGTCGGCGCCGACGCGATCGGTCTGTCGGCGCTGCTGGTGTCCACCTCGAAGCAGATGCCGCTGTGCGTGCAGGAGCTGCACGCGCGCGGTCTCCACTACCCCGTGCTGGTCGGCGGTGCGGCGATCAATCCGTCGTTCGTGCGGATGGCGTCGTACGCGGACCAGGAGAACGGCGTGCTGTACCCGTCGGGCGTGTTCTACTGCAAGGACGCGTTCGAGGGGCTGAGCACGATCGACACGCTGATGGACCCGGCAAAGCGGGAGCCGTTCGTGAAGGCTCGGCTGGAGGACGTGGTGGCCGGGATCGCGAAGCGCGAGGAGCTGAAGGCGCGCACGAAGGCGGCCGCGACGTCGAACGGACGCGGCGCGCCGTCACGTGACATCGTCATGCCGAAGGTGCCGTTCCACGGTGTGAAGCACATCCAGCGGCTGCCGCTCGCCGAGCTGTTCGAGTTCTTCGACCTGAACACGCTCTACCGGCTGCACTGGGGTGCGAAGAACGCGAAGGGCCCGGAGTACGAGCGACTGGTGGCCGAGGAATACGAGCCGCGCCTGCGCCGCATGAAGACGGAAGCACAGACCGGCGGCTGGCTGACGCCGTCGGCCGTCTACGGCTACTTCCCGGTCACGAGCGATGGGAACACCATCGTCGTGTACGACCCGGACGATCCGCAGACGGAGATCGGCCGCTTCGAGACACCGCGTCAGCCGGATCGCGATGAGCTCGCGCTCGCCGACTATTTCATCAGCGGCGAGAACGGAGCGCGCGATGTGGCCGCACTCCAGATCGTCACGGTCGGCGACGCCCTGCTCGAGCGCAGCGAGCGCATGATGCGCGAGGGCGATTACACCGAAGGCTACTACCTCCACGGCTTCGGGGTACGCCTCGCCGAGGCCGCCGCCGAATGGGTGAACCGCCACATCGTCGCGGAGCTCGGTCTCGAGAAGGGGAGGGGGCTGCGCTACTCGTGGGGCTACCCCGCTATCCCGGATCACACGCAGCACCATCTCGTGTTCGATCTGCTGCCCGCACGAGAGAAGCTAGGCATGGATGTGACCGATGCCGGAGCGCTCGTGCCGGAGCTGAGCACCGCCGCCATCGTGGTGCACCATCCGGAGGCGAAGTACTTCTCTGTTTGAGCGGTCCGATTGAGGTGAACGGAGAGCTTGGGAGGACGGATTTTTTTCACCACAGAGCACGCTGAGCACACGGAGAACGGATTTTCAGGCGGGTGGGCCGGGAGGGATGTCATGAGTGAGGTTCATCCCTGCTCGAGTACCTCGTGTTCGCGGTATGGCCGGGATTCTGTTGTTGTTCAACAGAAAAAGGGATGCCGGACGTGCCGGGGATCCGACGCATACGCCGCGACTCCGGATATGAAAAAGCAAAGATGCATGGGCACTTTCACAGCGATCACACATGTGACGCCACGTCAGCAAAACGAAGCGCGACGAACCCCTCAGTGTGCTCCGCGTGCTCCGTGGTGAAAAAAAGCCGTTTGCCTGGAATTAGCCACAAGGCGCTCTAAAAATGGAATTCACTGATTTCCTCCACGACAACCGGCCGCACGTCTTTGACGGCGCGATGGGCACCATGCTGTACAGCAAGGGTGTGTTCATCAATCGGTGCTATGACGAGCTGAACGTGAAGGAGCCGGACCTGATCCGGGATGTGCATCGTGCGTACATCCGCGCGGGTGCGGAGCTGATCGAGACGAACAGCTTCGGAGCGAACCGGATCAAGCTGGCGGAGCATGGCCTGGAGGGGCAGGTCCACGAGATCAATGCGCGCGCGGCGGCTCTGGCGAAGGAGGTGGCGGGCGGGCGTGCGCTCGTGGGCGGTGCGATCGGTCCGCTCGGTATCCGGATCGAGCCGTATGGTCCCACGTCGGTCGATGAGGCGCGGGCGATCTTCCGGGAGCAGGCGGCTGCGCTGGCGGAGGGCGGCGCGGACTTCTTCGTGCTCGAGACGTTCGGCGACCTGGTCGAGATCCAGCAGGCGCTGCTCGCGGTGCGGGAGGTCTCGGACCTGCCGGTGGTCGCGCAGATGACGGTGCAGGAGGATGGCGGTACGGTGTATGGCACCACGCCGGAGCTGCTGACGAAGCGGCTCGATGCATGGGGCGCGGACGTGATCGGGCTGAACTGCTCGGTCGGTCCGCACGGGATGCTGGCCGGCATCGAGCACATGGCGTCGCTGACGGCGCGGCCGCTGTCGGCACAGCCGAACGCGGGACTGCCGCGCGAGATCCACGGTCGCAAGATGTACATGGCGTCGCCGGAATACATGGCGAAGTTCTCCGGCCGTCTGATCCGTGCGGGCGCGAAGTTCGTGGGCGGCTGCTGCGGGACGACGCCGGACCACATCAAGCGCATTGCCGATGCGGTGCACGCGATCTCGCCGCGCCAGATCATCGTGAGCAGTGCGGCGACGGAGCCGGAAGCGCCTGACGTGACGGTAACGCCGCTCGCCGAGCGGTCGAACTGGGGGCGGAAGATCGCGACCGGCGAGCTGGTGACGACGGTGGAGATCGTGCCGCCGAAGGGGATCACGCCGGACCGCATGCTCGCGGGCGTACGGCTGCTCAAGGCCGCAGGCGTCGATGCCGTGAACGTGCCGGACGGTCCGCGCGCGCAGATGCGGATGGGCGTGCTGCCGACAGCGACGCTGGTCGAGCAGATCGTCGGTGTCGAGACGGTCGTGCACTACTGCTGCCGCGACCGCAACCTGCTCGGCATGCTGTCCGACCTGCTCGGTGCGCACGCGCTCGGCCTGCGCAACATGCTGCTGATCACGGGCGACCCGCCGAAGATGGGGCCGTATCCGGAAGCGACCGCGGTGTTCGACATTGACTCGATCGGCCTGACGAACCTGGTGTCGCGGCTGAACCGCGGTCTCGATCCGGGCGGCAATCCGATCGGGGAGCCGACATCGTTTACGATCGGTGTCGGCGTCAATCCGGGCGCGCAGGACATCGAGCACGAGCTGTCGCGATTCTACTGGAAGGTCGAGGCGGGCGCCGAGTACGCGATCACGCAGCCGGTGTTCGATCCCGAGCAGCTCGTGACGTTCGTGGAGGAGCTGAAGAAGCGGGGCATCTGGATCCCGATCGTCGCCGGCATCTGGCCGCTCGTCTCGGCACGCAACGCCGAGTTCATGGCCAACGAGGTGCCCGGCGTCGTGGTACCGCCGGAAGTCGTGCGGCGGATGCATGCGGCCAACGAGAAAAGCCGCGAGCATGCGCTCCAGGAGGGCATCACGATCGCGCGCGAGATGTTCGAGGCCGTGCGGTCACACGTGCAGGGACTCCAGGTGAGCGCGCCGTTCGGTCGCGTGCAGTTCGCGCTCCAGGTGTTTGATGGCATTCCGGGCATCCGCACGGACCTGACGGAAGAGGGCGCACTGAGTGCGGACACGTTCGGGTTCCCGCCGCCGAAGCGTCGCACGGCGGGCGGCGCCGACAGCGCTCACGGCCCGGATGGCCTGGACGGCCGCGACGGCCCCGACGGACCCGACGTCCTGCCGGTGATCCCGGCCGCCGGCTGAACATGTCGCTCACGGAGCCGCCGCCGCAGGACGAGAACCAGGCCGAGGTGCGACCGTCGCGCCGCTTCAAGATCCTGTTCGGCCTGGCGATGGTCGCGATCGCCGTCGGCTACATGTGGGTATGGCAGGCCAAGACCAGCCGTGTCGTGGCGGAGCGGCCGCCGGACCTGGTCCTGGGGCAGGTTGCCAGCCGGCTGCCCGGTCACGGACCGGCCGATGCGGCCGCCATCCGCGACACGATAGCAGCGCACCTGCGCTCGGTCCCGCGCCTGGTCCTCCTCGATCGCATGCCCTCCGAAGTCCTGCCCGATCCGCGCCGCCCCGCCCGACCCGCGCCGGGACAGGCCCCGACCAGGTCACCGCGCCCGGGACAATCCCCGCAGGAGACTGATCCGCCAACGACCCGTGAGGCGGTGGCGCGGCGGGCGGGTGCTCCGCCACGACGCGTTTACGCGCTGGCCGGTACCCTCGACCGCGACGCCGGCGGCGGGTACGTTCTCGAGCTGACGCGGACGGATGCGAGAACGGACTCCGCACAGTACATTTATCGGGTTCGAGGTCCTTCTCTACCCGAGGTGGCGCATCGCATGGCGGTACAGGTCGCAATGAGCTTCGGCCTGGCGCTGCCGCGCCCCGGGCCGGACCCGGCATGGAGCTCCGACAGCGGACGATCGGACACAGCACGCTGAAAATGGCCAAGGGGGACGCGTCGTTGCCCGACGTTTTCGGGACCGCAGGTGCAGCCGTACCGCTGCACGGCAACGCGCATATCCTGATCCTGGACGATGAGCACGCGTATCTGTCGCTGCTCGAAGGCATGCTGGCCTCCGCCGGCTACCGGCATGTCCGCACGACGATGGTTCCTGCCGACGCGCTGCGCGTCTTCGCCGAATACCAGCCCGACATCGTTCTGCTCGACATGCACATGCCGCAGATGGACGGCATCGAGGTGCTGCGCCGCCTCCAGGTGCTGGTGACGCCGGGCGAGTTCGTACCGATGCTGATGCTGACGGGTGACATGTCGTCGGCAGTGCGCCGGGAGGCGCTGGCGAGCGGCGCGATCGACTTCGTGACGAAGCCGTTCCAGGTCGGCGAGGTACTGCTGCGGATAAGGAACCTGCTGCAGACGCGAATGCTGCACCGGGAGCTGCGCGACAGGAACGAGCAGCTGGAGGTGCGCGTGGCCGATCGCACGCGCGAGCTGGAGCAGGCGCGGCTGGATATCCTCTACCGGCTGGCGCGCGCCGCCGAGTTCCGCGATGACGCGACGGGCGAGCACACACGCCGGGTCGGCCGTGTCGCGGAGCGTATCGCGGTCGCGCTCGGTCTCAGTGCGGAGGAGGCGGACACGATCGGGCGCGCGGCGATGCTGCACGACATCGGGAAGATCGGCATCCCTGACAGCATCCTGCTCAAGCCCGAGCCGCTCACGGCGGCGGAGTTCGAGGTGATCAAGCAGCACACGATCATCGGCCGGGACATCCTGGCCGGCAGCCCGGCACCCCTGCTGAAGACGGCGGAGCTGATCGCGTTCACCCACCACGAGCGCTGGGACGGCCGCGGCTATCACGGCATGAGCCACGATGACATCCCGCTGCCCGGCCGTATCGTCGCCGTCGCCGACACGTTCGACGCACTCGTCAACGACCGGCCCTACCGCAACGCCCGCTCGATCGACGCCGCAATGGCCGAGCTGCGGTCCGAGC is a window of Longimicrobiales bacterium DNA encoding:
- a CDS encoding bifunctional homocysteine S-methyltransferase/methylenetetrahydrofolate reductase, with protein sequence MEFTDFLHDNRPHVFDGAMGTMLYSKGVFINRCYDELNVKEPDLIRDVHRAYIRAGAELIETNSFGANRIKLAEHGLEGQVHEINARAAALAKEVAGGRALVGGAIGPLGIRIEPYGPTSVDEARAIFREQAAALAEGGADFFVLETFGDLVEIQQALLAVREVSDLPVVAQMTVQEDGGTVYGTTPELLTKRLDAWGADVIGLNCSVGPHGMLAGIEHMASLTARPLSAQPNAGLPREIHGRKMYMASPEYMAKFSGRLIRAGAKFVGGCCGTTPDHIKRIADAVHAISPRQIIVSSAATEPEAPDVTVTPLAERSNWGRKIATGELVTTVEIVPPKGITPDRMLAGVRLLKAAGVDAVNVPDGPRAQMRMGVLPTATLVEQIVGVETVVHYCCRDRNLLGMLSDLLGAHALGLRNMLLITGDPPKMGPYPEATAVFDIDSIGLTNLVSRLNRGLDPGGNPIGEPTSFTIGVGVNPGAQDIEHELSRFYWKVEAGAEYAITQPVFDPEQLVTFVEELKKRGIWIPIVAGIWPLVSARNAEFMANEVPGVVVPPEVVRRMHAANEKSREHALQEGITIAREMFEAVRSHVQGLQVSAPFGRVQFALQVFDGIPGIRTDLTEEGALSADTFGFPPPKRRTAGGADSAHGPDGLDGRDGPDGPDVLPVIPAAG
- a CDS encoding HD domain-containing phosphohydrolase yields the protein MELRQRTIGHSTLKMAKGDASLPDVFGTAGAAVPLHGNAHILILDDEHAYLSLLEGMLASAGYRHVRTTMVPADALRVFAEYQPDIVLLDMHMPQMDGIEVLRRLQVLVTPGEFVPMLMLTGDMSSAVRREALASGAIDFVTKPFQVGEVLLRIRNLLQTRMLHRELRDRNEQLEVRVADRTRELEQARLDILYRLARAAEFRDDATGEHTRRVGRVAERIAVALGLSAEEADTIGRAAMLHDIGKIGIPDSILLKPEPLTAAEFEVIKQHTIIGRDILAGSPAPLLKTAELIAFTHHERWDGRGYHGMSHDDIPLPGRIVAVADTFDALVNDRPYRNARSIDAAMAELRSERGAQFDPDVLDSFLSLSLRES
- a CDS encoding homocysteine S-methyltransferase family protein, which translates into the protein MSRPTYLETLARRVLVFDGAMGTSLQKLDLTEADFGGPGLEGCNDYLVITRPDAVEGVHASFMEVGCDVLETDTFRSNRLTLKEYGLDDRVLEINRTAAALARNVADKFSTPERPRYVAGSIGPSGFLISTSDPVLGNITFDELVDVFGEQARGLVEGGADVLLIETSQDILEVKAQIVGIRRALRDMNVAIPLQVQVTLDTSGRMLLGTDIAAAMTILESMRADVIGLNCSTGPEHMRQPVRYLCENSRLPISVIPNAGIPLNQAGTAIYPLEPEALAEAHEEFVTKFGVNVVGGCCGTTPEHMQAVVERVSGKAPLTRTVPRVPRVASAMTAFNLKQEPAPTLIGERVNSQGSRAIKRLLLADDYDGILDVARGQVETGAHLLDVCVALTERQDEAEQMSDVVKLLAQGVETPLMIDSTEYDVVEAALKRYPGRAAVNSINLENGRERIERVVPHVVEHGAVVVALTIDEQGMAKTADRKLEIARRIRDIVCNEYGLEPDALIFDDLTFTLATGDEEFRRSAMETIEGIRLIKRELPGVLTSLGVSNVSFGLAKHARAVLNSVFMHHCVEAGLDMAIVNPAHITPYAEIDAEQRKLADDLIFDRGEDALAKFIAFYEAHTVEEDSAVDPTLSMTPDEAVHWKILHRKREGIEDVVEAAIAARTNAGAGAGSLSGAGAGTSTAGASSTGENPSAGEISSAGDYLRSLPIEVRDRAAVDVLNNVLLPAMKEVGDKFGAGELILPFVLQSAEVMKRAVARLEQYLEKKEGQTKGKVVIATVFGDVHDIGKSLVYTIMTNNGYTVYDLGKQVPVNTIIEKAQEVGADAIGLSALLVSTSKQMPLCVQELHARGLHYPVLVGGAAINPSFVRMASYADQENGVLYPSGVFYCKDAFEGLSTIDTLMDPAKREPFVKARLEDVVAGIAKREELKARTKAAATSNGRGAPSRDIVMPKVPFHGVKHIQRLPLAELFEFFDLNTLYRLHWGAKNAKGPEYERLVAEEYEPRLRRMKTEAQTGGWLTPSAVYGYFPVTSDGNTIVVYDPDDPQTEIGRFETPRQPDRDELALADYFISGENGARDVAALQIVTVGDALLERSERMMREGDYTEGYYLHGFGVRLAEAAAEWVNRHIVAELGLEKGRGLRYSWGYPAIPDHTQHHLVFDLLPAREKLGMDVTDAGALVPELSTAAIVVHHPEAKYFSV